In Salmo trutta chromosome 28, fSalTru1.1, whole genome shotgun sequence, one DNA window encodes the following:
- the LOC115165523 gene encoding nuclear receptor subfamily 1 group D member 1, translating into MDSPGGGVILYAGSSGSASPGSPSSGYQTESPPSSHSQPSSPEEITFTELRPLGSLKGQKGGRCTPPSSKLVFQFPEVYNIATSTSTHQHTYQHPIAGTRLCGFTGTFTKAGGMVLLCKVCGDIASGFHYGVHACEGCKGFFRRSIQQNINYKMCVKNENCLIMRMNRNRCQHCRFKKCLFVGMSRDAVRFGRIPKREKQRLLEEMQSYMNSLKESNTTMDVDSSPISEAPPSPAEVPSKEAIRAISRSYQDIFTSSQGRAAKTGININNNNNNLPTSCPFKSNASQETSHGSSHSGSTQGYQSCPAGPAPCCSVTNDNHHTFPSVDNSCYSYPATSNQNHGQSNIDTPQRGSPTNHNCFSIKEETQETQTQTSCPWKLAAGTKVLACPLNACPVSAASRSGQQVWESFSQCFTPAVREVVEFAKSIPGFQELSQHDQVMLLKSGTFQVLMVRYCTLFNPEERTVTFLNGQTYPLSSLRALGMGALLNSMFDFSEKLGTLRLEPEEMALFMAVVLVSADRSGIADMGAVEQLQEGLICAMCSLIHRRRPEESAAIFPKLLLRLPDLRTLNNLHSDKLLAFRIDP; encoded by the exons ATGGACAGTCCCGGTG GTGGTGTTATTCTTTATGCGGGCTCCTCTGGCAGTGCCAGCCCCGGAAGCCCGTCCAGTGGGTACCAGACCgagtcccccccctcctcccactcCCAGCCCTCCTCCCCAGAGGAGATCACCTTCACAGAGCTCAGGCCCCTGGGGTCCCTGAAGGGCCAGAAGGGAGGAAGATGTACCCCTCCATCCTCCAAACTGGTGTTCCAGTTCCCAGAAGTCTACAATATTGCTACTTCAACATCCACCCACCAGCACACCTACCAACACCCCATCGCTGGGACAAGACTATGTGGATTCACAGGAACTTtcacca AGGCTGGTGGGATGGTGCTCCTGTGCAAAGTGTGTGGAGACATTGCATCTGGGTTCCACTACGGAGTGCACGCTTGTGAGGGTTGCAAG GGTTTCTTCCGTCGCAGCATCCAGCAGAACATCAACTACAAGATGTGTGTGAAAAATGAGAACTGCCTCATCATGAGAATGAACCGCAACCGTTGTCAACACTGTCGCTTCAAGAAATGCCTCTTCGTCGGCATGTCCAGAGATG CTGTGCGTTTTGGCCGTATCCCTAAGAGGGAGAAGCAGAGGCTTCTGGAGGAGATGCAAAGCTACATGAACAGCCTGAAGGAGTCTAACACCACCATGGACGTTGACTCCTCCCCCATCTCCGAAGCCCCTCCCAGCCCAGCAGAGGTTCCCTCTAAAGAGGCAATCAGAGCCATCTCACGGTCCTATCAGGACATCTTCACCAGCAGCCAAGGCAGGGCAGCCAAGACGGGCATCAAcatcaataacaacaataacaacctTCCAACATCCTGCCCCTTCAAGAGTAACGCATCTCAGGAGACCTCCCATGGCTCCTCCCACTCCGGCTCTACCCAGGGGTATCAGTCCTGTCCTGCAGGCCCCGCCCCTTGCTGCTCAGTAACCAATGACAACCACCATACATTCCCGTCTGTGGACAACAGTTGCTATAGTTACCCTGCGACATCCAATCAGAATCATGGACAGTCCAATATCGACACGCCTCAACGGGGCAGCCCGACCAATCACAACTGTTTCTCCATTAAGGAAGAGACCCAAGAGACCCAAACTCAGACTTCCTGTCCATGGAAGTTAGCAGCGGGCACCAAAGTGCTG GCTTGTCCTCTCAATGCGTGTCCTGTCTCTGCGGCCAGTCGTTCCGGGCAGCAGGTATGGGAGTCTTTCTCCCAGTGTTTCACCCCAGCAGTGAGGGAAGTGGTGGAGTTCGCTAAGAGCATCCCTGGCTTCCAGGAGCTCAGCCAGCACGACCAGGTCATGCTGCTCAAATCAGGCACCTTCCAG GTGTTGATGGTGAGGTACTGCACCCTGTTCAACCCTGAGGAGCGGACGGTGACCTTCCTGAACGGCCAGACATACCCTCTGTCCTCCCTGCGGGCGCTGGGGATGGGGGCGCTGCTCAACTCCATGTTTGATTTCAGTGAGAAGCTGGGAACTCTAAGGCTAGAGCCTGAAGAGATGGCTCTGTTCATGGCCGTTGTGCTGGTCTCTGCAG ACCGTTCAGGCATCGCTGACATGGGTGCAGTAGAACAGCTCCAGGAAGGGTTGATCTGCGCCATGTGTTCTCTCATCCACCGCCGTCGTCCTGAAGAGAGCGCTGCCATATTCCCCAAGCTGCTCCTGCGCCTGCCTGACCTGCGCACCCTCAACAACCTGCACTCAGACAAGCTGCTGGCCTTCCGCATTGACCCCTGA